GTCATTAAAGTGCTCTTGGAATCGTTGCTTACACAGGCAATTGGGGAAATTGGTTTATTTGACGGAGTTGACCGTGGCCTATCTTCTTATGCTTTAGAGGAGAAGGTGAGCTATGTGGAAACAAAAGATCAGATAATCGAATGGCTCGATCATATCACTGAAATATTTGAAGAACGTGAACGAAGTTATCTAGCGGCATTGGAAATGAAACCGATGAAGCAACTGGAATTCCCGTCGATCATGTTTGTCATAGATAGCATTTCAAGGATCCAGCAGACGATAGACGGCAGGATTCAGGATAGGATCAGCGGTTTGATGAAACAGTACAGCCATCTCGGCTTTAGTCTGATTGTCGCTGGAAATGCCAACGACTTCACGAAGGGGTATGATTCTTTGACAACCGAACTGAAACAAGTCAGACAGGCTGTTTTGCTTCTTAAAAAATCGGACCAAAGCTTGTATACCCTCTCCTATTCCAGAAAAGAAGAAGAAATACAGCCGGGTTACGGATACTTTGTGCTGAATGGCCAGGAGAGTAAAATCCAAATACCACTAAGTGAAGAAAGAAGGAGAGTGCAAGAGAGTGTCTGAAAAAATAAAACCGATGATATTAATCGGTAAAATACTGGTGATATTAGCGCTGCCAATCTTGTTTTTTTCTTATATTGGCCAAAATCCAATGAAAAAGACAGAAACGGCTTCTCGTGAAATCGCCATTGTAAATGAAGATAATGGCACTGAATTTAATAATAATCCTATTTTCGTGGGCTCAGAGCTTGTTACTACATTGGACAAGGATTCTGAATATGAGTGGTTTGTGGTTAATAGAAGTACGGCGGAAAGTGGACTTGCAAATGAAAAGTATGATGCAGTTATATATTTCCCATCCGATTTTTCAGAGAATATTTATACGTTCGATGATGAACAGCCTGTCAAGGCGGGGATAAAGTACAAGGTGCAACCTAGTTTGAATGCAGAGAATATGGAAAAGGTACAAAAGGAATTAGAGAAGACAAAGAGTAAAATGAATAAGCATATTTCAACACAGTATTGGAGCTATGTTTCCCAATCGGTCGAGGACATCCGTAAGAAGTTCGATAATGTCCTTGCTAAAGAAATCGCTTTTCAAAACACGATGTATGAGTTTTATACTCCAAGCTCGGAAAGCCTCGCCGGCGAAATCAAGCAGCATAAGGAAATGCTTGAAGGAGTCTTTGCCCAAACGAAGGATGCTGGCAAAACGAGTAATGAAACAATGGATGAAATAGGGAACACCAAGACTCAAATGGCTTCCTTTGTAGAAGATGTAGTTTCTTTTGAGGAATATCAAAAATCTCAAAGTATTCTTTTTGAGAAGGCTTCGGCTCAGAATCAGCAACTTGTCAACGAGAGTGTTCAATCTTATGACAAGGTGCTGAATGAGGGGAACCAGTCGTTACCGGAGATTCAGCAAGGGATGAATACGAAATACAGCCTTAATGATCAAGGCATTAGTGAGAATGTTGGAATCATGCAGCAGAAACTCGATTCCAGCAGTAATGAATTGGAACAATTTTCAACAAGCATGAAAGACAAACAAGTAGAACAAATTACGAAAATCACCCAAGATCAACAAAGCTCGATTGAACAATTGAAACAATCTGAAGAGGCGGGTCTTGATAACCTTCAGTCTACTTTGCTTGTGCAAAGAGGAAATCTTGCAAGCAGCTCTGGTGATGGGGGGGGTATTGGTGAAGGAACGTCGCCTATAGAAGATATTGAAACGGAAACGGGCAAAGGTGAATCGGTTGCTGCACCTGAAAAGAAGGACCCGATTGATGAACTGTCGCTACAGGTACTGCTGGATCAAATCAATGGGATCAACACGGCACTTCAAAGTTTGGTGCCGGCAGAAGGAAGTGAAGGTGCTGCTGAACAAATCAACATCCTTACAGCAGAACTCCAAACGGAAATCAATAATCTCAGCGGAACGGTAAACGGCAGGACAGGAAATTATAACCAAGTGATAACTGAGTTTAATACACTGGTAGATTCATATAATGATCTGCTGGCGCAGTTTACGCAATTACAAGCTGATTATAATGAACTCGGCACGAATTATAAGGATTTAGGTGACCAATGGAAAAAGTCACAGGAAGATATTCAAAAATTACAGGACATCCAGAGTATGACAATCGATGAGGCCATCGCAGAAATCAAGACTCTCGAACGGTCACTTCTTGAAAAAGTGGGGGGAGAAAGGCGAGCGGTGCTGGTGAGGGCCTTTGAGAATCCTATCTCCAACCGGGATTCAACTACCCTCCTTGCCTATTACGGTTCTCTCTCATCTTATGGTGAATTGGCTGAAAGAGTCACGGAAGCAAATGTAGATAAGGTATTTGCAGCCAATATAAAAGAATTGGAAAACTTGAAAAATGGGGTTTCCGGAAACGTAGATGAAGAAGCGAAACTTGTTAAAGCCAGCTTAGCAGGAGTCAATGAGAACTTCGGCATGTTCTCAGATTCCATTAAGGGTTATATGAAAGAATATGATGCTAACGTTGAAACGGGGCAGAAAGCCACTTTAGCTGAATTAGCGGCAATTACCGGGAATGCTCAAGAAGTGTCTTCCAATTTGTCAGATCATATGGAAGTTCCTGAAGTGGAAGCCGAACCTCCAGTTAATCTTGATGGAGAAATGTTTGTATCACTTCAAGACAATACGGCAACAACTGTCGGCTTCATTTCCGAACTTGTCAATTCAGTAGCGGAACGACAGGACACGGTCACGAAGGATACAGCGGACCTGCAAGCGAAAGTGGGGTCAGTACAGGAAAGGGCCGATCAGCTTAATGACAATTGGTCCCAAAATGTAGACTCAACCGAAAGAATCAAGACGGACGTATATAGTGTCTTGAACAACACTCTAGTCGATGATCAGCAGAACGGGTATGTGTACGAATATTTAGCGAATCCCGTACAAATCAGCGGGGAAGTCCTTCATCAGGAAAAGGTTAATATCCCGCCGATCGTCATGTTGGTGATCATACTCATTTCTGGGTTATTGATCGGTTTCTTCCTGCATCATTATGAAACCATCCCAATGATGGTCCATGCGGCCTTGTTTACCTTATTGAACCTGATCGTAGGTTTAATCATCAGCATGTATGGTTTGAAGATCTATCCGCTGGGAGATATGCAGGAGATTAAATGGACCGTTTTCACCGTCCTGCTTTTATTCTTCTGTTCAGCGTTTACCCGACTTGCCTTCTCGATTGGGCCGTTTGTCGGTGCTATCCTGGTGATTGGTTTGATCAGTTTCTTTACCATTCCATTATTGGATTTAATCATGCCAAATTTCAATGTAGACCACCCGGTTGCGGACGTATACATGTCCATTCAATTCGGTAATCAGTCGGCATTCATTCCGGCTAGTATCATCTTGATTGTGCTGACGCTTATTGCAACGATCATTCCATATATAGTGAAGCGTCTTACAGAAAGAAGAGCAATGGCCCATGAAGTGGAATAAATACGTAATGCCTGTCTTGCTCATCCTGTTTTTTAGCCATGCACCTAATGGCGGGGCGGAAGAGGAACCAATGGTGGAGCCCAATGAATATCAAGAAAAGGATATTGATATTCAAACGGAGTATTTCCATGAAGAAGGATTGTTGGAACAGAAGCGGAAACTGCCTGAAGAACAAAAGGACCTCACTTTTGAAAGAGGGAAATATGATTCCGTTGACTCGGTGAAGGACTCACTGTTTCTGTCTCCTGTAACGGAGAATCAGAATAATACCATTGCTTCAAAATCAGAACAGCTTGGGTTATTCTCGGAAGTGTCCATTCGAACGAGAAGCGAAGAAGAAACAGAGCCTTCCCTTAATTTTGACCTGACGATATTGCTCGGCATCGTTTTGGCACTTTTGGTCGTTTGTTTGTTTTTTATCCTTATCCCGAAAATGGGGAAGCTGAATGGTGATGTTAAACGAAAATGAAAACAGCCCGATTCCTAAAAGATCAGGAATCGGGCTGTTTTGCTACATATCCATAACGGTTTTAATAATCCCTAGAAGAAGGGCGGCTGCGAAGATCAAAATGAAGAATTTTTTATACATGATCAGTACCTCTTATATCTTATGAGTGGATTGCATTCATTTTAGCATAAACAAGACGGAAAGGAAGTTTCCTTAAAATGTACAGATCGGAAGGGCGTGGCTTCATTGACCTGATGAAAGGTGCGGAAAAAGGAAAAGGATGCGCCGATTAATTTTGGCGCATCCTCCTATCGTGTTATTTGAACAAGTCAGGATAAACAGTTTTTGCTGCGAGTTCAACAGCTTCCCCGATCCTTGGTCCAGGACGTGACATGATATTTTCATCAAGCAAATGGACGTCATCGTTCTTCACCGCATCGATATCTTCCCAGCCCTTACGAGATTTAATTTCACCAACGGCATCATCTGAATACGTGGCGGTGGTGATGATGGATTTAGGGTTCCTTTTGACGATTTCTTCATCGGATACTTTAACCCAGCCTTTTTGGTCATCAAAGATGTTTTTTATGCCGGCAGTGTCCAGGATTTCATTTTGGAAGGTCTCCGATCCTGTTGTATAGATTTCCGGAGCAGGGCTAATTTCAAAGTATGTTTGTTCCTTTTCATCTAAAGTTTTCACTTTTTCTTCGACACTTGTAATTTGGGATTTGATATCTTTCACTAATTCATCCCCTTTTTCGGCAACACCCATCACTTTAGCAATCTGCCCGATATCACCATATACATCATCGAAATTTGCCGCAGATTTAATGATGAATACAGGGATGCCGGCATCTTCGAGTGGTTTCAGTGCCGTTTCATCACCAATGGTATAAGCAATAATGGCATCAGGTTTCAAGGCAATGATTTTTTCTGCATTTATATTAACAGAGTCTGAAACATGTTCGATATCCTTCGCTTCCTTTGGATAATTATCGAAGTCTGTCACGCCAACGACTTTATCAC
The DNA window shown above is from Peribacillus sp. FSL P2-0133 and carries:
- the esaA gene encoding type VII secretion protein EsaA produces the protein MSEKIKPMILIGKILVILALPILFFSYIGQNPMKKTETASREIAIVNEDNGTEFNNNPIFVGSELVTTLDKDSEYEWFVVNRSTAESGLANEKYDAVIYFPSDFSENIYTFDDEQPVKAGIKYKVQPSLNAENMEKVQKELEKTKSKMNKHISTQYWSYVSQSVEDIRKKFDNVLAKEIAFQNTMYEFYTPSSESLAGEIKQHKEMLEGVFAQTKDAGKTSNETMDEIGNTKTQMASFVEDVVSFEEYQKSQSILFEKASAQNQQLVNESVQSYDKVLNEGNQSLPEIQQGMNTKYSLNDQGISENVGIMQQKLDSSSNELEQFSTSMKDKQVEQITKITQDQQSSIEQLKQSEEAGLDNLQSTLLVQRGNLASSSGDGGGIGEGTSPIEDIETETGKGESVAAPEKKDPIDELSLQVLLDQINGINTALQSLVPAEGSEGAAEQINILTAELQTEINNLSGTVNGRTGNYNQVITEFNTLVDSYNDLLAQFTQLQADYNELGTNYKDLGDQWKKSQEDIQKLQDIQSMTIDEAIAEIKTLERSLLEKVGGERRAVLVRAFENPISNRDSTTLLAYYGSLSSYGELAERVTEANVDKVFAANIKELENLKNGVSGNVDEEAKLVKASLAGVNENFGMFSDSIKGYMKEYDANVETGQKATLAELAAITGNAQEVSSNLSDHMEVPEVEAEPPVNLDGEMFVSLQDNTATTVGFISELVNSVAERQDTVTKDTADLQAKVGSVQERADQLNDNWSQNVDSTERIKTDVYSVLNNTLVDDQQNGYVYEYLANPVQISGEVLHQEKVNIPPIVMLVIILISGLLIGFFLHHYETIPMMVHAALFTLLNLIVGLIISMYGLKIYPLGDMQEIKWTVFTVLLLFFCSAFTRLAFSIGPFVGAILVIGLISFFTIPLLDLIMPNFNVDHPVADVYMSIQFGNQSAFIPASIILIVLTLIATIIPYIVKRLTERRAMAHEVE
- the essA gene encoding type VII secretion protein EssA, which encodes MKWNKYVMPVLLILFFSHAPNGGAEEEPMVEPNEYQEKDIDIQTEYFHEEGLLEQKRKLPEEQKDLTFERGKYDSVDSVKDSLFLSPVTENQNNTIASKSEQLGLFSEVSIRTRSEEETEPSLNFDLTILLGIVLALLVVCLFFILIPKMGKLNGDVKRK
- a CDS encoding ABC transporter substrate-binding protein, which gives rise to MKRTLRFSWISMLMLTLFLTGCGVNDDQSSKDNKETKKGEEIKDYTVTDDTGKKIKFEKIPEKVVSLQPSNTEILFALEQGDKVVGVTDFDNYPKEAKDIEHVSDSVNINAEKIIALKPDAIIAYTIGDETALKPLEDAGIPVFIIKSAANFDDVYGDIGQIAKVMGVAEKGDELVKDIKSQITSVEEKVKTLDEKEQTYFEISPAPEIYTTGSETFQNEILDTAGIKNIFDDQKGWVKVSDEEIVKRNPKSIITTATYSDDAVGEIKSRKGWEDIDAVKNDDVHLLDENIMSRPGPRIGEAVELAAKTVYPDLFK